From Paracoccus suum, the proteins below share one genomic window:
- a CDS encoding putative rhamnosyl transferase, with protein MMRVQMLGLCRFSYLGLRGFQVEHDDMEERRAFLYDEGRLVRRWHWFEKITLPALRAQTDPDFTLVVMTGPDLPDPWLSLLQQLCEEMPQLELALVPPMRFHLQACKHALLPHKDMSADVIGHFRMDDDDAVAIDYVARAREDFGLVEPAWHKRKAASIDYMRGLVLKATESGVSVEPRMIYNAVAGLTVYLPPGDERSATQLPHWRLGHHMPGLILPDEIMFCRFLNHDNDSGAIGPGYDFDGPPPDAARVLAERFKIDLADINRDARDFGLPQAGRKHWGAT; from the coding sequence ATGATGCGCGTTCAGATGCTGGGGTTGTGCCGCTTCAGTTACCTGGGCCTGCGCGGCTTTCAGGTCGAGCATGATGACATGGAGGAGCGGCGCGCCTTCCTCTATGACGAGGGTCGACTGGTTCGCCGCTGGCACTGGTTCGAAAAGATCACGCTGCCCGCGTTGCGGGCGCAGACCGACCCGGATTTCACCCTGGTGGTGATGACCGGGCCCGACCTGCCCGATCCCTGGCTCAGCCTTCTGCAGCAACTTTGCGAGGAAATGCCGCAACTGGAACTGGCTCTCGTCCCTCCCATGAGGTTCCACCTGCAGGCTTGCAAGCATGCCTTGCTGCCGCACAAGGACATGAGCGCCGATGTAATTGGCCACTTCCGCATGGATGACGATGACGCCGTGGCCATCGATTACGTCGCCCGCGCGCGGGAGGATTTCGGGCTTGTCGAGCCCGCTTGGCACAAACGCAAGGCGGCCTCGATTGACTACATGCGCGGCCTCGTCCTCAAGGCGACCGAGTCGGGGGTCTCCGTCGAACCCAGAATGATCTATAACGCAGTCGCGGGCCTGACCGTCTACCTTCCGCCCGGGGACGAGCGTTCGGCGACGCAACTGCCCCACTGGCGCTTGGGGCATCACATGCCGGGGCTGATCCTGCCTGACGAGATCATGTTTTGCCGATTCTTGAACCATGACAATGATAGTGGCGCGATCGGGCCCGGATACGATTTCGATGGCCCTCCGCCCGACGCGGCCCGCGTGCTCGCAGAGCGGTTCAAGATCGACCTTGCAGACATAAACCGTGATGCGCGGGACTTTGGCCTCCCCCAGGCAGGGCGCAAACACTGGGGCGCGACCTGA
- the rpsL gene encoding 30S ribosomal protein S12: protein MPTIQQLIRKPRQPKVQRSKSQHLQSCPQKRGVCTRVYTTTPKKPNSAMRKVAKVRLTNGFEVISYIPGEKHNLQEHSVVLIRGGRVKDLPGVRYHILRGVLDTQGVKDRRQRRSKYGAKRPK, encoded by the coding sequence ATGCCCACGATCCAGCAGCTGATCCGCAAGCCGCGGCAGCCCAAGGTGCAGCGCAGCAAGTCGCAGCACCTCCAGTCCTGCCCGCAAAAGCGCGGCGTCTGCACGCGCGTCTACACGACGACGCCGAAGAAGCCGAACTCGGCCATGCGTAAGGTTGCCAAGGTGCGCCTGACCAATGGCTTCGAGGTCATCAGCTACATTCCGGGTGAAAAGCACAACCTTCAGGAACACAGCGTTGTCCTGATCCGCGGCGGCCGGGTGAAAGACCTTCCGGGCGTGCGCTACCACATCCTCCGCGGTGTTCTCGATACGCAGGGCGTCAAGGACCGCCGCCAGCGTCGTTCGAAATACGGCGCGAAGCGTCCGAAGTAA
- the rpsG gene encoding 30S ribosomal protein S7 yields MSRRHAAEKREILPDAKFGDRVLTKFMNNLMVDGKKSIAETIVYSALDRVQTRLKREPIEVFHEALENVKPSVEVRSRRVGGATYQVPVEVRPIRREALAIRWLIDASKKRNEHTMEERLAGELADAVNNRGTAVKKREDTHKMADANKAFSHYRW; encoded by the coding sequence ATGTCCCGCCGTCACGCCGCCGAAAAGCGCGAAATCCTGCCCGACGCCAAATTCGGCGATCGCGTGCTGACCAAGTTCATGAACAACCTGATGGTGGACGGCAAGAAGTCGATCGCCGAGACGATCGTCTACTCGGCGCTCGACCGGGTTCAGACGCGCCTCAAGCGCGAGCCGATCGAAGTGTTCCACGAGGCTCTTGAGAACGTGAAGCCCTCGGTCGAGGTGCGCTCGCGCCGCGTCGGCGGTGCCACCTATCAGGTCCCGGTCGAAGTTCGCCCGATCCGCCGCGAGGCCCTGGCCATCCGCTGGCTGATCGACGCCAGCAAGAAGCGCAACGAACACACCATGGAAGAGCGCCTCGCGGGCGAGCTGGCCGATGCCGTCAACAACCGCGGCACCGCTGTGAAAAAGCGCGAAGACACCCACAAGATGGCCGACGCCAACAAGGCGTTCAGCCACTACCGCTGGTAA
- the fusA gene encoding elongation factor G translates to MPREYALDHYRNFGIMAHIDAGKTTTTERILFYTGKNHKMGETHEGASTMDWMEQEQERGITITSAATTTSWQRQEDPTNEGTAQTKYRFNIIDTPGHVDFTIEVERSLAVLDGAICLLDANAGVEPQTETVWRQADRYKVPRIVFVNKMDKIGADFFKCVQMIKDRTGGTPCPIALPIGAEDKLEGVIDLVKMEEWIWKGEDLGANWVRQPIRAELQDVAAEWRAKMIELAVDMDDDAMEQYLEGNEPDEKTLRELLRKGTLSLAFFPVTAGSSFKNKGVQPLLNSVIDYLPSPLDVPTYEGFLPGDETETRNIERSADDAQPYSALAFKIMNDPFVGSLTFTRIYSGQLKKGDQMLNATKGKRERVGRMMMMHAINREEIEEAFAGDIIALAGLKETTTGDTLCDPAKPIVLETMTFPEPVIEIAVEPKSKADQEKMGLALQRLAAEDPSFRVETDLESGQTIMKGMGELHLDILVDRMRREFKVEANIGAPQVAYRETISQPAEIDYTHKKQTGGTGQFARIKLQISPTEPGEGYSFESKIVGGAVPKEYIPGVEKGIKSVMDSGPLAGFPVIDFKVALVDGAYHDVDSSVLAFEIAARAAMREGLRKAGAKLLEPIMKVEVVTPEEYTGSIIGDLTSRRGMVRGQDTRGNANVIDSMVPLANMFGYINNLRSMSSGRAVFTMQFDHYEAVPQNISDEIQKKYA, encoded by the coding sequence ATGCCCCGCGAATACGCCCTAGACCACTACCGCAATTTCGGGATCATGGCCCATATCGACGCGGGCAAGACCACGACGACCGAACGCATCCTGTTCTACACCGGCAAGAACCATAAGATGGGCGAGACGCACGAAGGCGCCTCGACCATGGACTGGATGGAGCAGGAGCAGGAGCGGGGCATCACCATCACTTCGGCGGCCACCACGACCTCGTGGCAGCGCCAGGAGGACCCGACCAACGAAGGGACCGCCCAGACGAAGTACCGCTTCAACATCATCGACACTCCCGGCCACGTCGACTTCACCATCGAAGTTGAGCGCTCGCTGGCTGTTCTGGACGGCGCGATCTGCCTGTTGGACGCCAACGCCGGTGTCGAGCCGCAGACCGAGACCGTCTGGCGTCAGGCCGACCGCTACAAGGTTCCGCGCATCGTGTTCGTCAACAAGATGGACAAGATCGGCGCCGACTTCTTCAAATGCGTCCAGATGATCAAGGACCGTACTGGCGGCACCCCTTGCCCGATCGCTCTGCCGATCGGCGCTGAGGACAAGCTGGAAGGCGTCATCGACCTGGTCAAGATGGAAGAGTGGATCTGGAAGGGCGAGGACCTGGGCGCGAACTGGGTGCGTCAGCCCATCCGCGCAGAGCTGCAGGACGTCGCCGCCGAGTGGCGCGCCAAGATGATCGAACTCGCCGTCGACATGGACGACGACGCGATGGAGCAATACCTCGAGGGCAACGAGCCCGACGAGAAAACCCTGCGCGAGCTGCTGCGCAAGGGCACGCTGTCGCTGGCTTTCTTCCCGGTGACCGCTGGTTCCTCGTTCAAGAACAAGGGCGTGCAGCCGCTGCTGAACTCGGTGATCGACTACCTACCGTCGCCCCTGGACGTGCCCACCTACGAGGGCTTCCTGCCGGGCGACGAGACCGAGACCCGCAACATCGAGCGCAGCGCCGATGACGCGCAGCCCTACTCGGCCCTCGCGTTCAAAATCATGAACGACCCCTTCGTCGGCTCGCTGACCTTTACCCGCATCTATTCCGGCCAGCTCAAGAAGGGCGATCAGATGCTGAACGCGACCAAGGGCAAGCGCGAGCGCGTCGGCCGCATGATGATGATGCATGCGATCAACCGCGAAGAAATCGAAGAAGCGTTCGCAGGCGACATCATCGCCCTGGCGGGCCTGAAAGAAACCACCACCGGCGACACCCTGTGCGATCCCGCCAAGCCGATCGTCCTGGAAACCATGACCTTCCCCGAGCCCGTGATCGAGATCGCGGTTGAGCCGAAGTCCAAGGCTGACCAGGAAAAGATGGGTCTTGCACTGCAGCGTCTGGCCGCCGAAGATCCGTCCTTCCGCGTCGAGACCGACCTCGAGTCGGGCCAGACCATCATGAAGGGCATGGGCGAACTTCACCTCGACATCCTCGTCGACCGCATGCGTCGCGAGTTCAAGGTCGAGGCGAACATCGGCGCCCCGCAGGTGGCTTACCGCGAGACGATCAGCCAGCCGGCCGAGATCGACTACACCCACAAGAAACAGACCGGCGGCACGGGCCAGTTCGCCCGCATCAAGCTGCAGATCTCGCCGACCGAGCCGGGCGAGGGCTACAGCTTCGAGTCCAAGATCGTCGGCGGCGCGGTGCCGAAGGAATACATCCCCGGCGTTGAAAAGGGCATCAAGTCGGTCATGGACTCCGGTCCGCTCGCGGGCTTCCCGGTGATCGACTTCAAGGTGGCCCTGGTTGACGGCGCCTACCACGACGTCGACTCGTCGGTGCTGGCATTCGAAATCGCAGCCCGGGCTGCCATGCGCGAAGGTCTGCGCAAGGCCGGTGCCAAGCTGCTCGAGCCGATCATGAAGGTCGAGGTCGTGACCCCGGAAGAATACACCGGCTCGATTATCGGCGATCTGACCAGCCGCCGCGGCATGGTGCGTGGCCAGGATACCCGTGGCAACGCCAACGTCATCGACTCGATGGTGCCGCTGGCCAACATGTTCGGCTACATCAACAACCTGCGCTCGATGTCCTCGGGCCGGGCGGTGTTCACCATGCAGTTCGACCACTACGAGGCCGTGCCGCAGAACATCTCGGACGAGATTCAAAAGAAATACGCGTAA
- the tuf gene encoding elongation factor Tu — protein sequence MAKAKFERNKPHVNIGTIGHVDHGKTTLTAAITKYFGEFRAYDQIDGAPEEKARGITISTAHVEYESPNRHYAHVDCPGHADYVKNMITGAAQMDGAILVVNAADGPMPQTREHILLGRQVGIPYMVVYLNKVDQVDDEELLELVEMEVRELLSSYDYPGDDIPIIKGSALAALEGRDPEIGENSIKALIEAVDSYIPTPERAVDQPFLLPIEDVFSISGRGTVVTGRIERGAVNVGDELEIVGIRDTKKTTCTGVEMFRKLLDRGEAGDNVGALLRGVDRDGVERGQVLCKPGSVKPHTKFEAEAYILTKEEGGRHTPFFANYRPQFYFRTTDVTGTVNLPEGTEMVMPGDNLKFEVELIAPIAMEEKLRFAIREGGRTVGAGVVSKILA from the coding sequence ATGGCGAAGGCAAAATTCGAGCGTAACAAACCGCACGTGAACATCGGGACGATTGGTCACGTTGACCACGGCAAGACGACGCTGACGGCTGCGATCACGAAGTATTTCGGCGAGTTCCGGGCTTATGACCAGATCGACGGCGCGCCGGAGGAGAAGGCGCGCGGGATCACGATCTCGACCGCGCATGTGGAATACGAATCGCCCAACCGGCACTACGCCCATGTCGACTGCCCCGGCCACGCTGACTATGTGAAGAACATGATCACCGGCGCCGCGCAGATGGACGGCGCGATCCTTGTGGTGAACGCGGCCGACGGCCCGATGCCGCAGACCCGCGAGCACATCCTGCTCGGCCGCCAGGTCGGCATCCCGTACATGGTGGTCTACCTCAACAAGGTCGACCAGGTGGATGACGAGGAACTGCTCGAACTGGTCGAGATGGAAGTGCGCGAGCTGCTGTCGTCCTACGACTACCCGGGCGACGATATCCCGATCATCAAGGGCTCGGCGCTTGCGGCGCTGGAAGGCCGTGATCCCGAGATCGGCGAGAACAGCATCAAGGCGCTGATCGAGGCGGTCGACAGCTACATCCCAACCCCCGAGCGTGCGGTCGACCAGCCGTTCCTGCTGCCGATCGAGGACGTGTTCTCGATCTCGGGCCGCGGCACGGTGGTGACGGGCCGGATCGAGCGCGGTGCGGTGAACGTCGGCGACGAACTGGAAATCGTCGGCATCCGGGACACCAAGAAGACGACCTGCACGGGCGTCGAGATGTTCCGCAAGCTGCTGGACCGGGGCGAGGCTGGCGACAACGTCGGCGCGCTGCTGCGCGGCGTGGACCGTGACGGCGTCGAGCGCGGCCAGGTGCTGTGCAAGCCGGGCTCGGTCAAGCCGCACACCAAGTTCGAGGCCGAGGCCTATATCCTGACCAAGGAAGAGGGTGGCCGTCACACGCCGTTCTTTGCCAACTACCGGCCGCAGTTCTACTTCCGCACGACCGACGTGACCGGGACCGTGAACCTGCCGGAAGGCACCGAGATGGTGATGCCGGGCGACAACCTGAAGTTCGAGGTCGAGCTGATTGCGCCGATCGCGATGGAAGAAAAGCTGCGCTTCGCGATCCGCGAAGGCGGCCGCACCGTCGGCGCCGGCGTCGTCTCCAAGATCCTCGCCTGA
- a CDS encoding DUF488 family protein has translation MPLPFFTIGHSNRSIEAFIGMLRHWQIEMLVDVRKFAMSRANPQFNEQALSETLAGFQISYERNEALGGRRGRVARIAPEVNGMWENKSFLNYADYALSDEFHEGLERLIAEGRARRCAIMCAEAVWWRCHRRLIADNLIAQGEEVFNIMGEDRAEPARLTPGAVVQPDKRVVYPT, from the coding sequence GTGCCCCTGCCGTTTTTCACCATCGGCCATTCCAACCGCAGCATCGAGGCGTTTATCGGGATGCTGCGGCACTGGCAGATTGAAATGCTGGTGGATGTTCGAAAATTCGCGATGTCTCGCGCGAACCCGCAGTTCAACGAGCAGGCCCTCTCCGAAACCCTGGCTGGCTTCCAAATCAGCTATGAACGCAATGAGGCCCTCGGCGGTCGGCGTGGGAGGGTGGCCCGGATTGCCCCGGAGGTTAACGGCATGTGGGAGAACAAGAGCTTTCTCAACTACGCCGATTATGCCCTTTCCGATGAATTCCACGAAGGGTTGGAGCGGCTGATTGCCGAAGGCCGGGCTAGGCGCTGCGCGATCATGTGTGCTGAAGCGGTATGGTGGCGCTGCCACCGGCGCCTCATCGCCGACAATCTGATCGCTCAGGGTGAGGAGGTTTTCAACATCATGGGTGAGGATCGTGCAGAACCGGCGAGGCTGACCCCCGGCGCGGTCGTTCAGCCTGACAAGCGCGTGGTTTATCCAACTTAA
- a CDS encoding DUF2945 domain-containing protein, with amino-acid sequence MANFKVGDHVGWNSEAGKVSGKIIKVHTEDFDYKGHTHRASAEDPQYEIKSDKTDHIAAHKGSALHKI; translated from the coding sequence ATGGCAAATTTCAAGGTTGGCGATCACGTGGGCTGGAATTCCGAGGCCGGCAAGGTGTCGGGCAAGATCATCAAGGTTCATACCGAGGATTTTGACTACAAGGGCCATACTCACCGCGCGAGCGCGGAAGACCCGCAATACGAGATCAAGAGCGACAAGACCGATCATATCGCGGCCCACAAGGGTAGCGCTCTTCACAAGATCTGA
- the rpsJ gene encoding 30S ribosomal protein S10 yields MQSQNIRIRLKAFDFRVLDASTQEIVNTAKRTGAQVRGPIPLPNKIEKFTVLRGPHIDKKSRDQWEIRTHKRLLDIVDPTPQTVDALMKLDLAAGVDVEIKV; encoded by the coding sequence ATGCAAAGCCAGAATATCCGTATCCGGCTCAAGGCGTTCGACTTCCGCGTGCTGGATGCCAGCACCCAGGAAATCGTCAACACGGCCAAGCGCACCGGTGCGCAGGTTCGCGGTCCGATCCCGCTGCCGAACAAGATCGAGAAATTCACCGTCCTGCGCGGTCCGCACATCGACAAGAAGTCGCGCGACCAGTGGGAGATCCGCACGCACAAGCGGCTGCTCGACATCGTCGACCCGACCCCCCAGACCGTGGACGCGCTGATGAAGCTCGACCTGGCTGCCGGCGTCGATGTCGAGATCAAGGTCTGA
- the rplC gene encoding 50S ribosomal protein L3 has translation MLRTGVIAKKLGMTRLFLEDGRQVPVTVLHIDNLQVVAQRTAEKDGYVAVQLGAGEAKAKRVSGPMRGHFAKANVAPKRKIAEFRVSEDNLIPVGEEIIAAHYFAGQFVDIAGISIGKGFAGAMKRHNFGGLRASHGVSVSHRSHGSTGQCQDPGKVFKGKKMAGHLGAVRVTTQNLQVVKTDAERGLVMVKGSVPGSKGGWVTIKDAVKKATPDNVIYPAALRSAAREALRLAEEAAAAAAAEEEAARQAALEAEAAAQEAALAEANASIEADKAASDPNADKNEASTEAAPEEKSDES, from the coding sequence ATGCTTCGCACAGGTGTAATCGCCAAGAAGCTGGGCATGACCCGGCTGTTCCTCGAGGATGGACGCCAGGTTCCGGTGACCGTCCTGCACATCGACAATCTGCAGGTTGTCGCGCAGCGCACCGCCGAGAAGGATGGCTATGTCGCCGTCCAACTGGGTGCGGGCGAGGCCAAGGCCAAGCGCGTGTCCGGCCCGATGCGCGGTCACTTCGCCAAGGCGAACGTGGCGCCCAAGCGCAAGATCGCCGAGTTCCGCGTGAGCGAGGACAACCTGATCCCGGTCGGCGAGGAAATCATCGCCGCCCACTACTTTGCGGGTCAGTTCGTCGACATCGCCGGCATCTCGATCGGTAAGGGCTTTGCCGGTGCCATGAAGCGTCACAACTTTGGCGGCCTTCGGGCGTCGCATGGTGTGTCGGTGAGCCACCGCTCGCACGGGTCGACCGGCCAGTGCCAGGACCCGGGCAAGGTGTTCAAAGGCAAGAAGATGGCTGGCCATCTTGGTGCCGTGCGTGTCACCACCCAAAACCTGCAGGTCGTCAAGACTGACGCCGAGCGTGGCTTGGTGATGGTCAAAGGGTCGGTCCCCGGCAGCAAGGGTGGCTGGGTCACGATCAAGGACGCAGTCAAGAAGGCGACCCCGGACAACGTGATCTACCCCGCCGCGCTGCGCAGCGCCGCGCGTGAGGCCCTGCGCCTCGCCGAGGAAGCCGCCGCCGCCGCCGCCGCCGAGGAAGAAGCCGCGCGTCAGGCTGCGCTGGAGGCCGAGGCCGCCGCGCAGGAAGCCGCGCTCGCCGAGGCCAATGCCTCGATCGAGGCCGACAAGGCCGCTTCCGATCCGAACGCCGACAAGAATGAGGCCTCGACCGAGGCCGCGCCCGAGGAGAAATCCGATGAAAGCTGA
- the rplD gene encoding 50S ribosomal protein L4, with translation MKADVISFASADSGSIDLPDDIFGLTPRADLLHRVVRWQRAKAQAGTHSTLGKSDVSYSTKKIYRQKGTGGARHGSRKAPIFRKGGVYKGPVPRSHAFDLPKKVRALGLMHALSAKASTGDLVILEDLNLTDAKTASVAKAMREKGWKRVLVIDGAEVNEGFARAARNLEGVDVLPSMGANVYDILRRDTLVITRAGVEALNARLKGTEAK, from the coding sequence ATGAAAGCTGATGTGATCTCGTTCGCGTCGGCGGACTCCGGGTCGATTGACCTGCCCGACGACATCTTCGGCCTGACCCCGCGCGCCGACCTGCTGCACCGCGTCGTGCGTTGGCAGCGTGCCAAGGCCCAGGCCGGCACGCACTCGACGCTGGGCAAGTCGGACGTGTCCTACTCGACCAAGAAGATTTATCGCCAGAAGGGCACGGGCGGTGCTCGCCACGGCTCGCGCAAGGCGCCGATCTTCCGCAAGGGTGGCGTCTACAAGGGTCCGGTGCCGCGCAGCCATGCGTTCGACCTGCCCAAGAAGGTCCGCGCCCTGGGTCTGATGCATGCCCTGTCGGCGAAAGCCAGCACGGGCGATCTGGTGATCCTCGAGGATCTGAACCTGACCGATGCCAAGACCGCGTCCGTTGCCAAGGCAATGCGCGAAAAGGGCTGGAAGCGGGTTCTGGTGATCGATGGTGCCGAGGTGAACGAGGGCTTTGCCCGCGCCGCCCGGAACCTCGAAGGGGTCGATGTGCTGCCGTCGATGGGCGCGAATGTTTATGACATCCTGCGCCGTGACACGCTGGTCATCACCCGTGCGGGTGTCGAGGCGCTGAATGCCCGCCTGAAAGGGACGGAAGCGAAATGA
- a CDS encoding 50S ribosomal protein L23: MTTKPEHYDVIVKPIITEKATMAQEANAFVFKVAPDANKPQIKEAVEALFGVKVKAVNTVVTKGKTKKFRGRPGVRSDVKKAYVTLEAGNSIDVSTGL; encoded by the coding sequence ATGACCACGAAGCCCGAACATTACGATGTGATCGTCAAGCCGATCATCACCGAGAAGGCGACCATGGCGCAGGAGGCGAATGCCTTTGTGTTCAAGGTTGCGCCCGATGCGAACAAGCCGCAGATCAAGGAAGCGGTCGAGGCCCTGTTCGGCGTCAAGGTCAAGGCGGTCAATACCGTCGTGACCAAGGGCAAGACCAAGAAGTTCCGCGGCCGTCCCGGCGTGCGGAGCGACGTCAAAAAGGCCTATGTGACGCTTGAAGCTGGCAACAGCATCGACGTCTCGACCGGCCTCTGA
- the rplB gene encoding 50S ribosomal protein L2 codes for MALKSYKPTTPGQRGLVLIDRSELWKGRPVKTLTQGLTKTGGRNNTGRVTSWHKGGGAKRLYRIVDFKRTKFDVSAVVERIEYDPNRTAFIALLKYEDGEQTYILAPQRLAVGDKVVAGAKTDVKPGNAMPFSGMPIGTIVHNVELKPGKGGQIARSAGTYAQFVGRDGGYAQIRLSSGELRLVRQECMATIGAVSNPDHSNQNLGKAGRKRHMGVRPTVRGVAMNPIDHPHGGGEGRTSGGRHPVTPWGKGTKGNKTRTNKSTDKYILRSRHAKKGR; via the coding sequence ATGGCACTCAAGTCGTACAAGCCGACGACGCCTGGCCAGCGCGGGCTGGTTCTGATCGACCGTTCGGAGCTTTGGAAAGGCCGCCCGGTCAAGACCCTTACCCAGGGTCTGACCAAGACGGGTGGCCGGAACAACACCGGACGTGTGACCTCGTGGCACAAGGGCGGGGGGGCCAAGCGCCTCTATCGCATTGTCGATTTCAAGCGCACCAAGTTCGACGTTTCGGCCGTCGTCGAGCGGATCGAATACGATCCGAACCGCACCGCGTTCATCGCGCTGCTGAAATATGAAGATGGCGAGCAGACCTACATCCTGGCGCCGCAGCGCCTCGCCGTAGGCGACAAGGTCGTGGCTGGTGCCAAGACCGACGTCAAGCCGGGCAACGCGATGCCGTTCAGCGGCATGCCGATCGGCACGATCGTCCACAACGTCGAGCTGAAGCCCGGCAAGGGCGGCCAGATCGCGCGTTCCGCGGGCACCTATGCGCAGTTCGTCGGTCGTGACGGCGGCTATGCGCAGATCCGCCTCAGCTCGGGAGAGCTGCGTCTCGTGCGTCAGGAATGCATGGCCACCATCGGTGCCGTGTCGAACCCCGACCACAGCAACCAGAACCTCGGCAAGGCCGGCCGCAAGCGTCACATGGGCGTGCGCCCGACCGTTCGCGGTGTTGCCATGAACCCGATCGACCACCCGCATGGTGGTGGTGAGGGCCGGACCTCGGGCGGCCGTCACCCGGTCACCCCGTGGGGCAAGGGCACCAAGGGCAACAAGACGCGTACGAACAAGTCGACCGACAAGTACATCCTGCGGTCGCGTCACGCGAAGAAGGGGCGCTGA
- the rpsS gene encoding 30S ribosomal protein S19, with product MARSIWKGPFVDAYVLRKAEKSREGGRSEVIKIWSRRSTILPQFVGLTFGVYNGHKHIPVAVTEDMIGQKFGEYSPTRTYYGHAADKKAKRK from the coding sequence ATGGCACGTTCTATCTGGAAAGGCCCGTTCGTCGACGCCTACGTCCTGCGCAAGGCTGAAAAGTCGCGCGAGGGCGGTCGCTCCGAGGTCATCAAGATCTGGTCGCGTCGCTCGACCATCCTGCCGCAGTTCGTCGGCCTGACGTTCGGCGTCTACAACGGCCACAAGCACATCCCGGTCGCCGTGACCGAGGACATGATCGGTCAGAAGTTCGGTGAATACTCGCCGACCCGGACCTACTACGGTCACGCGGCTGACAAGAAAGCCAAGAGGAAGTAA
- the rpsC gene encoding 30S ribosomal protein S3, whose product MGQKVNPIGMRLQVNRTWDSRWYADDRDYGNLLLEDLKMREFIHKEAKQAGVSRVVIERPHKKCRVTIHAARPGVIIGRKGAEIEELRKKLANFTKSELHLNIVEVRKPEMDAQLVAESIAQQLERRVSFRRAMKRAVQNAMRMGALGIRVNVAGRLGGAEIARTEWYREGRVPLHTLRADIDYALSEATTPYGIIGVKVWIFKGEIMEHDPQAHDRRATEAQEGPGPRGPRRDRDRDAR is encoded by the coding sequence ATGGGACAGAAGGTCAACCCCATCGGGATGCGCCTGCAGGTCAACCGCACTTGGGACAGCCGCTGGTATGCCGATGACCGCGACTACGGGAACCTCCTGCTGGAGGACCTGAAGATGCGCGAGTTCATCCACAAGGAAGCCAAGCAGGCCGGCGTCAGCCGCGTGGTGATCGAGCGTCCGCACAAGAAGTGCCGCGTCACGATCCATGCCGCCCGCCCGGGTGTCATCATCGGCCGCAAGGGCGCCGAGATCGAAGAACTGCGCAAGAAGCTGGCGAACTTCACCAAGTCGGAACTGCACCTCAACATCGTCGAGGTCCGCAAGCCCGAGATGGACGCACAGCTGGTCGCGGAATCGATTGCCCAGCAGCTCGAGCGTCGCGTCTCGTTCCGTCGCGCCATGAAGCGCGCGGTTCAGAACGCGATGCGCATGGGCGCCCTCGGCATCCGCGTCAACGTCGCCGGCCGTCTGGGGGGCGCCGAGATCGCGCGGACCGAGTGGTATCGCGAGGGCCGGGTGCCCCTCCACACGCTGCGCGCCGACATCGACTATGCCCTGTCCGAGGCGACGACCCCTTACGGGATCATCGGCGTCAAGGTCTGGATCTTCAAAGGCGAGATCATGGAACATGACCCGCAGGCCCACGACCGTCGCGCCACCGAGGCGCAAGAGGGTCCTGGTCCGCGCGGTCCGCGCCGTGATCGCGACCGCGACGCGCGCTGA
- the rplP gene encoding 50S ribosomal protein L16 has protein sequence MLQPKRTKFRKQFKGRIHGEAKGGFNLNFGSYALKATEPERVTARQIEAARRAITRHMKRQGRVWIRVFPDVPVTGKPTEVRMGKGKGSVDYWAARVHPGRIMFEIDGVEDDIAREALRLGAMKLPVLTRIVHREDW, from the coding sequence ATGCTGCAACCGAAACGGACAAAGTTCCGCAAGCAGTTCAAGGGCCGCATTCACGGCGAGGCCAAGGGCGGGTTCAACCTGAACTTTGGCAGCTACGCGTTGAAGGCCACTGAACCCGAGCGGGTCACCGCCCGCCAGATCGAGGCGGCTCGCCGCGCGATCACCCGCCACATGAAGCGCCAGGGTCGCGTCTGGATCCGGGTGTTCCCGGACGTTCCGGTCACCGGCAAGCCGACCGAAGTGCGGATGGGTAAAGGCAAGGGCTCGGTCGACTACTGGGCGGCCCGGGTCCACCCCGGCCGGATCATGTTCGAGATCGACGGCGTCGAGGACGACATTGCCCGCGAGGCCCTGCGCCTCGGCGCGATGAAGCTGCCGGTGCTGACCCGCATCGTCCATCGCGAAGACTGGTAA